The Clostridium chauvoei genome has a window encoding:
- a CDS encoding response regulator transcription factor: MYKILIVEDDSVISSLLKENLCKWGYEVECISDFSNVLGEFMQFNPQLVVMDINLPFYNGYHWCTEIRKMSKVPIMFASSESDNMNYIMAINMGADDFIVKPFDLNIFVAKVQALLRRAYSFQGKMNVLESKGAILNLEEITLTYKEEKLSLTKNEFKILQILLENKNKAVSREDIMTYLWESESYIDDNTLTVNVTRIRKRLEEIGLKDFIKTKKGIGYIIGE; the protein is encoded by the coding sequence ATGTATAAAATATTAATTGTAGAGGATGATAGTGTTATATCATCATTGTTAAAAGAGAATTTATGTAAATGGGGATATGAAGTAGAATGTATTTCTGATTTTAGTAATGTATTAGGTGAATTTATGCAGTTTAATCCACAATTAGTAGTTATGGATATTAACTTACCTTTTTATAATGGATATCATTGGTGTACTGAAATAAGAAAGATGTCCAAGGTTCCAATAATGTTTGCATCATCAGAAAGTGATAATATGAATTATATTATGGCTATAAATATGGGCGCAGATGATTTTATAGTAAAACCTTTTGATTTAAATATATTTGTAGCAAAGGTACAAGCTTTACTTAGGAGAGCTTACTCTTTTCAAGGAAAGATGAATGTTTTAGAAAGTAAGGGGGCTATCCTTAACCTAGAGGAGATTACTTTAACTTATAAAGAGGAAAAGTTAAGTTTAACTAAAAATGAGTTTAAGATTCTTCAAATATTATTAGAAAATAAAAACAAAGCTGTTTCCAGAGAAGATATTATGACTTATCTTTGGGAGAGTGAAAGCTATATTGATGATAATACTTTAACTGTTAATGTAACTAGAATTAGAAAAAGACTTGAAGAAATAGGGCTAAAAGATTTTATAAAAACTAAAAAAGGAATTGGCTATATAATAGGTGAGTAG
- a CDS encoding PspC domain-containing protein, whose product MSNILYKSNSNKVILGVCGGISEYFGFNATRLRIIFIIFFPITFWLYIALTVLMPIDNLI is encoded by the coding sequence ATGTCAAACATATTATACAAATCTAATTCAAATAAGGTTATATTAGGTGTGTGTGGAGGTATATCTGAATATTTTGGGTTCAATGCAACTAGGTTAAGAATAATATTTATCATTTTTTTCCCTATTACATTTTGGCTTTATATTGCATTGACAGTTCTTATGCCAATTGATAATTTAATATAA
- a CDS encoding ABC transporter permease, translated as MKNSMYVNIAKNNLLKNKKTYLPYILACIGTIMMFYVMSCIATNEGLDSVRGAGALKILLGIGVKIIGLFSIIFLFYTNSFLIKRRKKEIGLYNVLGMEKKHIGKILIIETLIIGFGSLILGIILGSILGKLLFLILINLLKVSISISSTFSISLVAMKNTVFLFVAIFIVVLLQNIIMVKVNNPIELLRGGEKGEKEPKASWILTICAFGFLTAGYTMASTVDKPLKALSIVFIAIILVILGTYSLFTSGSIAILKLLKKNKSFYYKSKNFISVSGMTYRMKQNAVGLASICILCTAVLITISTTVSLYAGQEGSLKIAYPYDTEIKVPASEKELYTKISDNLENKASNYNVKITDLKKFNNFNLMVNADGENFKSAIEQKTSGIEDISVIQIYSLDDYNKIENKNIELKDNEALIFSVSKEYTGDSIVINDNKFKIAKNLDSFKVVNKNKNNITDEYCVVLKNQQVIEKVCKDSADKGALFSTNEIKFNLDGTKEDKINFCEAISSDLTNTKLAKISNIDIDRKDFYVVNGGCIFLGSFLGLLFILGTVLIIYYKQISEGYDDSDRFQIVQKVGMSKEEVKKVINKQVLMVFFFPVGIALIHTAFAFKPISKLLGLFGLFDINIFLIVTIITAIVFIILYVIVYVITSNVYYKVVQQE; from the coding sequence ATGAAAAATTCAATGTACGTTAATATAGCAAAGAATAATTTACTAAAAAATAAAAAGACATATCTTCCTTATATATTAGCATGTATAGGTACAATAATGATGTTTTATGTTATGAGTTGTATAGCTACAAATGAAGGGTTGGACTCTGTAAGAGGAGCAGGTGCATTAAAAATACTTCTTGGTATTGGAGTTAAAATTATAGGTTTATTTTCAATTATATTTTTATTTTATACAAATAGCTTTTTAATTAAAAGAAGAAAAAAGGAGATAGGACTTTATAATGTTTTAGGAATGGAAAAGAAGCATATAGGTAAAATTCTAATAATTGAAACTTTAATTATAGGTTTTGGAAGCTTAATTCTAGGAATTATTTTAGGTAGTATATTAGGAAAACTATTATTTCTAATATTAATTAATTTATTAAAAGTTAGTATTAGTATTTCAAGTACATTTTCTATATCATTAGTTGCAATGAAAAATACAGTATTTTTATTTGTAGCTATTTTTATAGTAGTTCTTCTTCAAAATATAATAATGGTTAAAGTAAATAATCCAATAGAGCTTTTAAGGGGTGGAGAAAAAGGTGAAAAAGAACCAAAGGCATCTTGGATTTTAACAATATGTGCTTTTGGATTTTTAACAGCAGGGTACACAATGGCGAGTACAGTAGATAAGCCTTTAAAAGCACTTTCAATAGTATTTATAGCAATTATACTTGTAATTCTAGGAACTTACAGTCTATTTACAAGTGGAAGTATTGCAATTTTAAAATTGTTAAAGAAAAATAAAAGCTTCTATTATAAATCAAAAAACTTTATATCAGTATCAGGTATGACTTATCGTATGAAGCAAAATGCAGTAGGACTTGCTAGTATATGTATATTATGTACAGCAGTATTAATTACAATATCCACAACAGTTTCTTTATATGCAGGTCAAGAGGGAAGCTTAAAAATTGCATATCCATATGATACAGAAATAAAAGTTCCAGCTTCAGAAAAAGAACTTTATACTAAAATTAGTGATAACTTAGAAAATAAAGCTAGTAACTACAACGTAAAGATAACTGATTTAAAGAAATTTAATAATTTTAATTTAATGGTAAATGCTGATGGTGAAAATTTTAAATCAGCAATAGAACAAAAAACTTCTGGAATTGAAGACATTAGCGTTATTCAAATTTATTCATTAGATGATTACAACAAAATAGAAAATAAAAATATAGAACTAAAGGATAATGAAGCTTTAATATTCTCTGTATCAAAAGAGTATACTGGTGATTCAATAGTTATTAATGATAATAAATTTAAAATAGCCAAAAATTTAGATAGCTTTAAGGTAGTTAATAAAAATAAAAATAATATAACAGATGAATATTGTGTAGTTCTTAAAAATCAACAAGTGATAGAAAAGGTATGTAAAGATTCAGCAGATAAAGGAGCATTATTTTCAACAAATGAAATTAAATTTAATTTAGATGGAACTAAAGAAGACAAAATAAACTTTTGTGAAGCAATAAGTAGTGATTTAACAAATACCAAATTAGCAAAGATTAGTAACATTGATATAGATAGAAAAGATTTTTACGTTGTAAATGGAGGATGCATATTTTTAGGTAGCTTTTTAGGATTATTATTTATCCTAGGAACTGTATTAATAATTTATTATAAACAAATATCAGAAGGATATGATGATAGCGATAGATTCCAAATCGTGCAAAAAGTTGGAATGAGCAAAGAAGAAGTTAAAAAAGTTATTAATAAACAAGTGCTTATGGTGTTCTTTTTCCCAGTAGGAATAGCACTAATCCATACAGCCTTTGCATTTAAACCAATATCAAAACTACTAGGACTATTTGGCCTATTTGATATAAATATATTTTTAATAGTAACAATAATAACAGCTATAGTATTTATTATACTTTACGTAATTGTATATGTAATAACATCAAATGTTTATTATAAAGTGGTACAACAAGAATAA
- a CDS encoding helicase-related protein yields MGSIKCTLRKEVKNEINKYIDNEFITEMIKEIINYIRTTHKVKIDDSEFDKEDAESKVILKDDGPFNIYDYMYVKDFLYELSWEGSYIKELKESEYSDNSKGRSKYIPQKITEDSEVLYKYIPKDIATVLYEKVEASMEIKKGQLYKEFKKKYNEEFLFNSVRWYKRSRDGKIYCDIDLNEIDENKKIRLEEQIKTEIGNSYKTRWGNDVVAKVISLDNKLLLDIYDEGCKILGIKNEYSSEVIEADNSKDEEKIIKLMLDNYKEATKLSKGINKLKVKVINSFDKKIDDLINMNVYKTNEHMKLFLNDAREMIFGYYKSVNLPGFRKTLIDKEYKINKLIERVAVVENIIYKNYLEKNPSAPSIEDMEFIKECLLWICTKGLLWTSENIYIKSKVKDEIKEIILDNPIGEYKEARDMKRHFYLHVGETNTGKTYASIQRLMDAETGVYLAPLRLLALEIQDKLNSQNISCSLLTGEEEDIKSYASHVSSTIEKLSLGTNYDVCVIDEAQMIADKQRGWAWTRAIIGVLSPEIHICMAPEAKDIIIKLIKDCNDTYEIINHKRNTKLIFEEKKFELKNDVKKGDALVVFGKKKALAVSAELLNNNIKTSIIYGSLPYSTRKKQFERFLDGETDVIVCTDAIGMGVNLPIKRIVFLETRKFDGISQRKLKVSEIKQIAGRAGRKGIYEKGYVATTADSNLIKSALTSETKKIEKCYIEIPDSLLELDIDIIDALKTWSLAPVKGYFQKPDVTTIIFLLNRLKDIKVKASKSDLLKMATIPFEENNKRVLALWEEYCTMYSQGAVNLKRPKLNEIVNAKKELDELECYYKSLELNYSFGKNFKLITNNGYISSEKENTANKINELLLTSLLQHERVCLDCKKKLAWDYPSERCRACKEKLQLLKGDRFRPSFRGGRRTSDFRNKRNRRSYY; encoded by the coding sequence ATGGGTTCAATTAAATGCACATTAAGAAAAGAAGTTAAAAATGAAATAAATAAATACATAGACAATGAATTTATTACTGAAATGATTAAAGAAATCATTAATTATATAAGAACAACTCATAAAGTTAAGATTGATGACTCTGAGTTTGACAAAGAGGATGCAGAATCTAAGGTTATTTTAAAAGATGATGGACCTTTTAATATTTATGATTATATGTATGTAAAAGACTTTTTATATGAATTATCCTGGGAAGGTTCATACATAAAGGAATTAAAGGAAAGTGAGTACTCTGACAATTCTAAAGGTAGATCAAAATATATACCACAAAAGATAACAGAGGATTCAGAAGTATTATACAAGTACATACCAAAAGATATTGCTACTGTTTTATATGAAAAAGTAGAAGCATCTATGGAAATAAAAAAAGGTCAGCTATATAAAGAATTTAAAAAGAAATATAATGAAGAATTCCTATTTAATAGTGTTAGATGGTATAAAAGATCTAGAGATGGGAAAATTTATTGTGATATAGATTTAAATGAAATAGATGAAAATAAAAAGATAAGACTAGAAGAACAAATAAAAACTGAAATAGGCAACAGTTACAAAACTAGATGGGGTAATGATGTTGTAGCAAAGGTAATTTCTTTAGATAATAAACTTTTATTAGATATTTATGATGAAGGTTGCAAGATTTTAGGCATTAAAAATGAATATTCTTCAGAAGTTATAGAGGCAGACAACAGTAAAGATGAAGAAAAGATAATAAAGCTTATGCTTGATAACTATAAAGAAGCTACAAAATTATCAAAGGGAATAAATAAGCTTAAAGTTAAAGTTATTAACTCCTTTGATAAAAAAATAGATGACCTTATTAATATGAATGTTTATAAGACAAATGAACATATGAAGCTGTTTTTAAATGATGCAAGAGAAATGATATTTGGATATTATAAAAGTGTTAATTTACCAGGCTTTAGAAAAACTCTTATAGATAAAGAATATAAAATAAATAAGCTAATTGAAAGAGTAGCTGTAGTTGAAAATATTATATATAAGAATTATTTAGAAAAAAATCCTTCAGCTCCATCTATTGAAGATATGGAATTTATAAAAGAATGTCTTTTATGGATTTGTACAAAAGGATTACTTTGGACATCAGAAAATATATACATAAAAAGTAAAGTAAAAGATGAGATAAAAGAAATAATATTAGATAATCCAATAGGTGAGTATAAAGAAGCTAGAGATATGAAAAGACATTTTTATCTTCATGTTGGTGAAACTAATACAGGAAAAACCTATGCAAGTATTCAAAGACTTATGGATGCAGAAACTGGGGTATATTTAGCACCATTAAGATTGTTAGCTTTAGAAATTCAAGATAAGCTTAATTCTCAAAATATATCTTGTTCATTATTAACAGGAGAAGAAGAAGATATAAAATCATATGCATCACATGTTTCATCAACAATTGAAAAACTTTCTTTAGGAACTAATTATGATGTGTGTGTTATAGATGAAGCTCAAATGATTGCAGATAAACAAAGAGGATGGGCTTGGACAAGAGCTATAATAGGTGTGCTATCACCAGAAATACATATTTGCATGGCTCCTGAAGCAAAGGATATAATAATCAAGCTAATAAAAGATTGTAATGATACATATGAAATAATAAATCATAAAAGAAATACTAAATTAATATTTGAAGAAAAGAAATTTGAACTTAAAAATGATGTTAAAAAAGGAGATGCTTTAGTTGTCTTTGGGAAAAAGAAGGCACTAGCAGTTTCAGCAGAGCTTCTAAATAATAATATAAAAACTAGTATTATTTATGGATCATTACCATATTCAACAAGAAAAAAACAATTTGAAAGATTCTTAGATGGAGAAACAGATGTAATAGTATGTACAGATGCTATTGGTATGGGTGTGAACTTACCTATTAAGCGTATTGTATTCTTAGAAACAAGAAAGTTTGATGGGATTTCACAAAGAAAGCTAAAGGTTTCAGAAATAAAGCAAATTGCAGGAAGAGCTGGACGTAAAGGGATATACGAAAAAGGATATGTTGCTACAACAGCTGATAGTAACCTAATTAAATCAGCATTAACTTCAGAGACAAAGAAGATAGAAAAATGCTACATAGAAATTCCAGATTCACTTTTAGAATTGGATATAGATATTATAGATGCATTAAAAACTTGGAGCTTAGCACCAGTTAAAGGATATTTCCAAAAGCCAGATGTTACAACAATAATATTCCTTTTAAATAGATTAAAAGATATAAAAGTTAAAGCATCAAAAAGCGATCTTTTAAAGATGGCAACAATTCCATTTGAAGAAAATAATAAGAGAGTACTTGCATTGTGGGAAGAATACTGCACTATGTATAGCCAAGGGGCAGTAAACTTAAAAAGACCAAAACTTAATGAAATAGTAAATGCCAAAAAAGAACTTGATGAACTTGAATGTTATTATAAGTCATTAGAGCTTAACTACTCCTTTGGTAAAAACTTTAAGTTAATTACAAACAATGGATACATTTCAAGTGAAAAAGAAAATACAGCAAATAAAATAAATGAACTACTTCTAACAAGCTTACTTCAACATGAAAGAGTTTGTTTAGACTGTAAGAAAAAATTAGCATGGGATTACCCAAGTGAAAGATGTAGAGCCTGTAAAGAAAAATTACAACTCCTAAAAGGTGATAGATTTAGACCTAGCTTCAGAGGTGGAAGAAGAACATCAGATTTTAGAAATAAAAGAAACAGAAGAAGTTACTATTAA
- a CDS encoding M20 metallopeptidase family protein, with amino-acid sequence MNSIIKQARLIKDELIKYRRTLHKNPEVGDNLPKTKSFVMNKLREFGYDPKEICESGIVAIIEGKKGGKTILLRADMDALPMLEDTDVNYKSTNRNMHSCGHDMHTTMLLGAAKLLKENQDEIEGTIKLVFQPDEEGFTGAKKMLEAGVLENPKVDVALAMHVNSGTPSNMVICGMGTSIAGCNRFRIEVNGIGCHGAMPETGVDPINIAAHIYLSIQEIISREIKATESAVVTIGKFVGGDAPNIIPSQVVMEGTIRSLDKELGEFIFNRINDIVISTAKMFRGEAKLIELSSVPPLINDKKLANEMISYIKELIGEKSVVMFEGGGMGSEDFASYSYKVPSVYFMLGAGTKQENPLYGEPMHNSKVIFNEEILATGAAIHTYSAIQWLKNNK; translated from the coding sequence ATGAATAGTATAATCAAGCAAGCTAGGTTAATAAAAGATGAGTTAATCAAGTATAGGAGAACTCTTCATAAAAATCCAGAGGTAGGTGATAATCTTCCTAAAACAAAATCTTTTGTAATGAATAAACTAAGAGAATTTGGCTATGATCCAAAAGAAATTTGTGAGAGTGGAATTGTAGCAATAATAGAGGGAAAGAAAGGTGGCAAGACAATCCTATTAAGAGCTGATATGGATGCATTACCTATGTTAGAAGATACTGATGTTAATTATAAGTCTACTAATAGAAATATGCACTCTTGTGGACATGATATGCATACTACTATGCTTTTAGGGGCAGCTAAGTTATTAAAAGAAAATCAAGATGAAATAGAAGGAACAATAAAATTAGTATTTCAACCAGATGAAGAAGGGTTTACTGGAGCTAAGAAAATGTTAGAAGCTGGAGTACTTGAAAACCCAAAAGTTGATGTAGCTTTGGCTATGCATGTAAATTCAGGAACACCTTCTAATATGGTTATATGTGGAATGGGAACTTCTATTGCAGGATGCAATAGATTTAGAATAGAAGTAAATGGAATAGGCTGTCATGGAGCTATGCCAGAAACAGGGGTAGATCCAATTAATATAGCAGCACATATATACTTATCAATTCAAGAAATTATATCTAGAGAAATAAAAGCCACTGAATCAGCAGTTGTAACTATTGGTAAATTTGTAGGTGGAGATGCACCAAATATCATACCTTCACAAGTAGTTATGGAAGGAACTATAAGAAGTTTAGATAAAGAATTAGGTGAATTTATATTTAATAGAATAAACGATATAGTAATTTCAACTGCAAAAATGTTTAGAGGAGAGGCTAAACTAATAGAATTATCATCAGTACCACCATTAATTAATGATAAAAAATTAGCTAATGAAATGATATCATATATTAAAGAGTTAATAGGAGAAAAATCGGTAGTAATGTTTGAAGGTGGAGGAATGGGCTCAGAAGATTTTGCATCTTATTCATACAAAGTACCAAGTGTATATTTTATGTTAGGAGCAGGAACAAAACAAGAAAATCCATTATATGGTGAACCAATGCATAATAGTAAAGTAATATTTAATGAAGAAATATTAGCTACAGGAGCAGCAATACATACATATAGCGCGATACAATGGCTTAAAAATAATAAATAA
- a CDS encoding zinc-ribbon domain-containing protein, whose translation MTDKILKCRDCGSEFIFSVGEQEFYKEKGFTNEPTRCISCRRAKKEQNNR comes from the coding sequence ATGACAGATAAAATATTAAAATGTAGAGATTGTGGAAGTGAATTCATATTTTCAGTAGGAGAACAAGAATTCTACAAAGAAAAAGGATTTACAAATGAACCAACAAGATGCATATCTTGTAGAAGAGCTAAGAAAGAACAAAATAACAGATAA
- a CDS encoding DUF3997 domain-containing protein, producing MKNKLFKIGGTILIIMVVVLNLHGCIIASPKSDYKMKLTKDYQLWEINRYNVVIIKTSDKEGSDARVPGKVIELNFNDEYIIARSIPTYKARKKEFTNLMEEDKYMESIPEEEYEFWVIEVEKDIVHGPFNEEEFKKTKEELSVPESMELKELKSYKKNFEYVK from the coding sequence ATGAAAAATAAATTATTCAAAATAGGTGGAACAATTTTAATTATTATGGTAGTAGTATTAAATCTTCATGGATGTATTATAGCTTCACCAAAATCAGATTATAAAATGAAATTAACAAAGGATTATCAATTATGGGAAATTAATAGATATAATGTTGTGATAATAAAGACTAGTGATAAGGAAGGATCAGATGCAAGAGTACCTGGAAAAGTTATAGAACTTAATTTCAATGATGAATATATTATTGCAAGATCAATACCTACATATAAAGCTAGAAAAAAAGAATTTACCAATTTAATGGAAGAGGATAAGTATATGGAATCTATTCCAGAAGAAGAGTATGAGTTTTGGGTTATAGAGGTTGAAAAAGATATAGTGCATGGACCTTTTAATGAAGAAGAATTTAAGAAAACAAAAGAAGAACTTTCAGTACCAGAAAGTATGGAATTAAAAGAGTTAAAGAGCTATAAAAAGAATTTTGAATATGTTAAATAA
- a CDS encoding sensor histidine kinase: MKDKKIINILISYYKDKLSIIIKFLVFMGIFFLVYSLYHLPLGVFLYAALIVSTLAFLFSLYDFNIYYNKHKVLISVLNEVEYSLDKLPKSNSLINKDYENIIEALYNNKTNLKTDLDSKYENTVNYYTMWAHQIKTPISAFSMIVQSMDSSVEKNMMKQELFKINEYVDMVLYYVRLENLSYDLKLQEYSLKEIIKGAIKKYSATFVYKKIALDLEDITCNIITDEKWITFVIEQILSNSLKYTNKGTISIYMDKESKNTLVIEDTGIGIVEEDVSQIFEKGFTGYNGRRDKKSTGIGLYLCNEIATRLSHKLYVTSKVGVGTKVYIDFSTNNIKIE, translated from the coding sequence ATGAAGGATAAAAAAATAATCAATATATTAATTAGCTATTATAAAGATAAGCTAAGTATCATTATAAAATTTCTTGTTTTTATGGGAATATTTTTTCTTGTATATAGTTTATATCACTTGCCTTTAGGAGTATTTTTATATGCAGCACTTATTGTTTCTACCTTAGCATTCTTATTTAGTTTATATGATTTTAATATTTATTATAATAAACATAAAGTTTTAATTAGTGTATTAAATGAGGTAGAGTATAGTTTGGATAAGCTACCCAAAAGCAATTCATTAATTAATAAAGATTATGAAAATATTATAGAAGCACTTTATAATAATAAAACAAATTTAAAAACAGATTTAGATTCTAAGTATGAGAATACAGTTAATTACTATACAATGTGGGCTCATCAAATTAAAACTCCTATTTCAGCTTTTTCTATGATTGTTCAATCAATGGATTCATCAGTAGAAAAAAATATGATGAAGCAAGAATTATTTAAGATTAATGAATATGTAGATATGGTTTTATACTATGTAAGACTAGAAAATCTATCTTATGATTTAAAGCTACAGGAGTATTCTCTTAAAGAGATTATAAAAGGTGCTATTAAAAAATATTCTGCAACCTTTGTATATAAAAAGATAGCTTTAGATTTAGAAGATATAACTTGCAATATTATTACTGATGAAAAGTGGATTACTTTTGTAATTGAACAAATACTATCTAACAGTTTAAAATACACAAACAAAGGGACTATTTCTATTTATATGGACAAGGAAAGTAAAAATACTTTAGTAATTGAAGATACAGGCATAGGGATAGTAGAAGAAGATGTATCACAAATTTTTGAAAAAGGCTTTACTGGATATAATGGAAGACGTGATAAAAAATCTACAGGAATAGGGTTATATTTATGTAATGAAATAGCTACAAGGCTCTCACATAAATTATATGTTACTTCTAAAGTAGGAGTAGGAACTAAAGTTTATATTGATTTTTCAACAAATAATATAAAAATAGAATAA
- a CDS encoding ABC transporter ATP-binding protein, whose protein sequence is MAILEIKNLKKVYSTRFGGNKVEALRDVSFSVENGEYIAIMGESGSGKTTLLNILASLDKSTSGEVLLKGKNITSIKEKDMAAFRRNHLGYVFQDFNLLDTFSLKDNIFLPLVLAGKKYKEMEESLKPIADMIGIEDILEKYPYEVSGGQKQRAAIARAIISSPELLLADEPTGSLDSKTTAEILDLFSNINKLGQTILMVTHSTLAASHASRVLFIKDGKIFNQIYRGSMDNEKMYEKISDTLTILATGGKNNEKFNVR, encoded by the coding sequence ATGGCAATATTAGAAATTAAAAATTTAAAAAAAGTATATAGCACAAGATTTGGTGGAAATAAGGTAGAAGCCTTAAGGGATGTTTCCTTTTCAGTAGAAAATGGTGAGTATATAGCTATAATGGGTGAATCAGGATCAGGTAAAACAACACTTTTAAATATATTAGCTTCTTTAGATAAATCAACTAGTGGAGAAGTTTTATTAAAGGGGAAAAATATAACTAGCATAAAGGAAAAAGATATGGCAGCCTTTCGTAGAAATCACCTTGGATATGTATTTCAAGATTTTAACCTTTTAGATACATTTTCCTTAAAGGACAATATTTTTTTACCATTAGTATTAGCAGGGAAAAAGTATAAAGAAATGGAAGAAAGCTTAAAGCCTATTGCAGATATGATAGGAATAGAAGATATATTAGAAAAATATCCATATGAAGTATCAGGTGGACAAAAGCAAAGAGCTGCTATAGCAAGAGCTATAATATCTAGTCCAGAATTATTACTTGCAGATGAACCAACAGGATCTTTAGATTCAAAAACAACAGCAGAAATATTAGATTTATTTTCTAATATTAATAAATTAGGACAAACAATTCTTATGGTAACCCATAGTACTTTAGCAGCTAGTCATGCAAGTCGTGTATTATTTATTAAAGATGGCAAGATATTCAATCAAATATATAGAGGCTCTATGGATAACGAGAAGATGTATGAAAAAATCTCTGATACCCTTACTATACTTGCTACAGGAGGGAAAAATAATGAAAAATTCAATGTACGTTAA